One Aquarana catesbeiana isolate 2022-GZ linkage group LG06, ASM4218655v1, whole genome shotgun sequence genomic region harbors:
- the OSGEPL1 gene encoding tRNA N6-adenosine threonylcarbamoyltransferase, mitochondrial isoform X3 produces the protein MARFICNMQRTSLAVYKGLISERSMVTYPRVVLGIETSCDDTGAAVVDEHGKILGEALQSQKDVHLKTGGIIPSVAQQLHIDNIDRVVNEAIISSGISASNLSAIATTVKPGLALSLGVGLIYSLNLVKQYNKPFIPIHHMEAHALTVRLLHPVEFPFLVLLISGGHCLLAVANGVSDFMLLGQSLDEAPGDSLDKIARRLSLIKHLDCSSMSGGQAIEHLSQFGDRTFCKEIRPMSQYQDCNFSFAGLRNYFNCIIQKMEDVEGIEKGAVLSCAADIAASFQHAVAHHIIKRTQRAILFCKQENLLPMNPSLSSSWKRHIKTSTKSCN, from the exons ATGGCTCGATTCATTTGTAACATGCAGAGGACTTCCCTGGCTGTTTATAAAGGACTTATATCTGAGCGTTCTATGGTGACATACCCCAGAGTAGTTCTGGGAATAGAAACAAGCTGTGATGATACTGGAGCTGCAGTTGTGGATGAACATGGAAAAATACTTGGAGAAGCCCTTCAATCTCAGAAAGATGTTCACTTAAA GACGGGTGGCATTATTCCATCAGTGGCACAGCAGCTTCACATAGACAATATTGATAGGGTTGTCAATGAAGCCATCATTTCTAGTGGAATTTCAGCAAGTAACCTTTCAGCTATTGCCACAACAGtgaagcctggactggctctgagcCTTGGAGTTGGTCTAATCTACAGTTTAAATCTGGTAAAACAGTATAATAAGCCTTTTATACCTATACACCACATGGAAGCTCATGCCTTGACTGTTCGGTTGTTGCATCCAGTGGAGTTCCCATTCTTGGTACTGCTGATTTCAGGAGGACATTGCCTTCTGGCTGTAGCCAATGGCGTATCAGATTTTATGCTGCTTGGACAGTCGCTAGATGAAGCACCAGGTGATTCTCTGGACAAG ATTGCCAGACGCCTTTCACTGATTAAACATCTCGACTGCTCTTCTATGAGTGGGGGACAAGCAATAGAACACTTGTCTCAGTTTGGAGACAGAACGTTTTGTAAAGAAATTCGACCAATGTCACAATACCAGGACTGCAACTTCTCCTTTGCTGGACTGCGAAACTACTTTAATTGTATTATTCAGAAAATGGAGGATGTAGAAG GTATAGAAAAGGGGGCTGTTCTTTCATGTGCAGCTGACATTGCTGCATCGTTCCAGCATGCTGTGGCCCACCATATCATCAAGCGAACACAACGCGCTATTCTGTTTTGCAAGCAGGAAAATCTTTTACCAATGAATCCATCCTTG